Proteins from a genomic interval of Providencia stuartii:
- a CDS encoding type 1 fimbrial protein: protein MNKLTKCITLFPLLVSGMSYGDINANLKVNGDIKPPTCLVNGMEKTDIIYDMGKLSLDVIPVSDMYIFPSESLVKNTVTVTCDATTYLTFMANDTYQSLNLPATPLKSSYGHIYFRFNVGEPQALGGVYFLLEDLEVDNKAVYARRLYSNIKPTSGIRDNTLTKDEYYGWANVAKETVDTSEFQESLVPGKVFSVSFKQGGAFINSRTDLSKANINLNDGINYNAEAVVTFNFGI from the coding sequence ATGAATAAGTTGACAAAATGCATTACACTATTTCCATTATTAGTTTCAGGCATGAGTTATGGTGATATTAATGCAAACTTAAAAGTTAATGGCGATATTAAGCCACCAACATGTTTAGTTAATGGGATGGAAAAAACAGATATTATTTATGATATGGGAAAATTATCTCTTGATGTCATACCGGTATCTGATATGTATATATTCCCTAGCGAATCATTAGTTAAAAACACGGTAACAGTGACATGTGACGCAACAACCTATTTAACGTTTATGGCGAATGATACATACCAAAGCTTAAACTTACCGGCTACTCCGTTAAAGTCATCATACGGTCATATCTATTTCCGTTTTAATGTGGGGGAGCCTCAAGCCCTAGGTGGAGTGTATTTTTTACTTGAGGATCTAGAAGTAGATAACAAGGCTGTTTATGCTCGTCGCCTTTATAGCAATATAAAGCCCACTTCTGGGATTAGAGACAATACACTGACCAAAGATGAATATTATGGCTGGGCTAATGTAGCAAAGGAAACTGTTGATACATCTGAATTTCAAGAATCACTCGTTCCTGGGAAAGTCTTTTCCGTATCATTTAAACAAGGTGGTGCGTTTATTAATTCAAGAACTGACTTATCTAAAGCCAATATTAATCTAAATGATGGCATAAATTATAACGCTGAAGCTGTGGTTACATTTAACTTTGGCATCTAA
- a CDS encoding fimbria/pilus chaperone family protein has protein sequence MKKLLTVLGSVCLLMISANVMASFQLETMTVILDAGENRKVFNVKNTGSEPILLSTKVEDLEGSTKLAGDIMITPPIIRIEPHESQQINFILKNGVKLSDEVILKASFQGVGAKRENAAKMPIRQDVAMLVMPENMNVSLTPWDALSVTQKGEQLIFKNEGKQVIRLSPSFNVIPGNHTYSIGQFYIRPGENKAVNITGNATDITIAPLSRYGFKLESDVNVKVKH, from the coding sequence ATGAAGAAGTTACTTACAGTTTTAGGTTCAGTTTGCTTATTAATGATAAGCGCAAATGTTATGGCCAGTTTTCAGTTGGAAACAATGACAGTGATATTGGATGCGGGTGAAAATAGAAAGGTGTTTAACGTTAAAAATACAGGGAGTGAACCTATTTTATTATCCACAAAAGTTGAAGATCTTGAAGGCTCAACGAAACTGGCCGGTGATATTATGATTACGCCTCCTATCATTCGTATTGAGCCTCATGAGAGCCAACAAATTAATTTCATTTTGAAAAATGGCGTTAAATTATCTGATGAAGTTATTTTAAAAGCATCATTTCAAGGTGTAGGTGCTAAAAGGGAAAATGCAGCTAAAATGCCTATTCGCCAAGATGTTGCAATGTTAGTAATGCCTGAAAATATGAATGTGAGTTTGACGCCTTGGGATGCACTTTCTGTTACGCAAAAAGGTGAGCAATTAATATTTAAAAATGAAGGTAAACAAGTTATTAGATTGTCACCCTCTTTTAATGTTATTCCTGGAAACCATACTTATTCTATAGGTCAGTTTTATATTAGACCTGGTGAAAATAAAGCAGTCAATATAACAGGTAATGCTACTGATATAACAATAGCACCGTTAAGCCGTTATGGATTTAAACTTGAAAGTGATGTCAATGTAAAAGTGAAACACTAA
- the mscS gene encoding small-conductance mechanosensitive channel MscS: MNTDDVTGALNDATNWFAANQDLLVQYAVNIVSAIIILIVGLMVAKWVGRGLHRVMVGRGIDPTVSDFLSAIARYTIIAFTFIAVLGKIGVQTASVIAVMGAAGLAVGLALQNSLGNFAAGVLLVVFRPLRAGEYVQIGAVEGTVQNVQIFSTTLRTADDRIIVIPNGKIIADNIINVTREPDRRTDIIVGVAYDSDIDLVKKVLGDIVAADDRILHDKGVTIRLHEMAPSSLNYLVRFWAKNGDTWPVYWDLMENFKRALDKHDIGIPFPQMDVHVHQQNPVAVKKDSAE, from the coding sequence ATGAATACTGATGATGTTACAGGGGCGTTGAATGACGCAACCAACTGGTTTGCAGCTAATCAGGATCTGTTAGTTCAGTATGCGGTGAATATCGTTTCCGCAATTATCATCCTTATTGTTGGTTTGATGGTGGCGAAATGGGTAGGGCGTGGGTTACATCGTGTGATGGTAGGTCGTGGTATCGACCCTACTGTGAGTGATTTTTTATCTGCGATAGCGCGTTATACCATCATCGCGTTTACCTTCATTGCCGTACTTGGCAAAATTGGTGTTCAAACAGCGTCAGTGATCGCGGTTATGGGTGCCGCAGGTTTAGCGGTTGGTTTGGCTTTACAAAATTCACTGGGTAACTTTGCGGCTGGCGTATTGTTAGTTGTCTTTAGGCCACTACGTGCGGGGGAATATGTGCAAATCGGCGCGGTAGAAGGGACAGTTCAAAATGTGCAAATTTTCTCAACCACATTAAGAACTGCGGACGACCGCATCATTGTCATTCCGAACGGTAAAATTATTGCAGATAATATTATTAACGTAACTCGCGAACCTGACCGTCGTACCGACATCATTGTGGGTGTTGCTTATGATTCCGATATTGACCTAGTGAAAAAAGTATTAGGTGATATTGTCGCAGCAGATGACCGTATTTTACATGATAAGGGTGTGACGATTCGTCTGCATGAAATGGCGCCTTCTTCATTAAATTATTTAGTCCGCTTTTGGGCTAAAAATGGTGATACGTGGCCAGTCTATTGGGATCTGATGGAGAATTTTAAACGTGCACTCGATAAGCACGATATTGGTATTCCATTCCCACAAATGGATGTGCATGTGCATCAACAAAATCCAGTAGCGGTAAAAAAAGATTCTGCTGAATAA
- a CDS encoding helix-turn-helix domain-containing protein has protein sequence MNESILDSSIPKNFFTQIIGREIQRLRKENTMSGTKLANKLGISQQQYSRYERGINTISVDTLLHILYILECDLDSFFAYLRYQIERDNLPAYTKFKPLFNKLGTYDEIEQYFLKTKE, from the coding sequence ATGAATGAATCAATTTTAGATAGCTCGATACCTAAAAATTTTTTTACTCAAATTATTGGTCGAGAGATTCAAAGGTTAAGAAAAGAAAATACTATGTCAGGAACCAAACTGGCAAATAAGTTGGGTATTTCACAACAACAATACTCACGTTATGAACGAGGTATTAATACGATATCTGTCGATACGTTATTGCATATATTATATATCCTTGAGTGTGATCTCGATTCTTTTTTTGCTTATTTACGTTATCAAATAGAAAGAGATAATCTTCCAGCTTATACTAAATTTAAGCCACTTTTTAATAAGCTGGGAACATACGATGAAATAGAACAATATTTTCTCAAAACTAAAGAGTAG
- a CDS encoding fimbrial protein has product MNNSVKYVALLPLFFLSASHADVDANLKIMGTVKPPTCSINNGDESDIEYKFTVSPQMFPTTDNLNLAPETKRIEIICDATTVLNFMATDNRSDSVLIKGTRNLFGLGKYGTDNSKNIGYYSIKMKNATTKANSDAEETKVGIASGYSFNDSQLDVYVGKKVFWASKFAQFAAAQIFAADFEVIPVLNGDLKDFSGDVSLDGHATLAFSFSI; this is encoded by the coding sequence ATGAACAATTCAGTGAAATATGTAGCGTTATTACCATTATTTTTTTTAAGTGCAAGCCATGCTGATGTTGATGCAAATTTAAAAATTATGGGAACAGTAAAACCACCAACGTGTAGTATTAATAATGGAGATGAAAGTGATATTGAATATAAATTTACGGTATCTCCACAAATGTTTCCTACGACAGATAATTTAAATCTAGCACCAGAAACTAAACGTATTGAAATAATTTGTGATGCTACAACAGTTTTAAATTTTATGGCGACAGATAATCGTAGCGATAGTGTTTTAATTAAAGGTACTCGTAATTTATTTGGTTTAGGTAAGTATGGTACTGATAATAGCAAAAACATTGGTTATTATTCGATTAAGATGAAAAATGCGACAACGAAAGCAAATAGCGATGCTGAGGAAACTAAAGTCGGGATTGCATCTGGTTATAGTTTTAATGATTCGCAATTAGATGTCTATGTTGGAAAAAAAGTATTTTGGGCATCTAAATTTGCACAATTCGCTGCTGCGCAAATTTTTGCAGCTGATTTTGAAGTAATACCAGTATTAAATGGTGATTTAAAGGATTTTTCTGGTGATGTGTCTTTAGATGGCCATGCCACTTTAGCGTTTAGTTTTTCTATTTAA
- a CDS encoding DUF1120 domain-containing protein, giving the protein MFKKTLCALSLISVSCAALSAPVANLKVTGSITPPTCTINNQNEIDVEYKFDVAPQMFPATGALVLPPESKRIEIVCDATTYLSFDATDNRSDSVMTVGNTNFGLGKYGTDNDKNIGFYTIAMKNATTKANADATEKKVGVLVGTTYNATELSVVKNRKASWGLASQVPAAAQIFAADFEVKPTLSAELKNYSGDVSLDGHTTLSFGFSI; this is encoded by the coding sequence ATGTTTAAGAAAACTTTATGTGCATTGTCGTTAATTTCTGTTTCATGTGCAGCTTTATCTGCTCCAGTTGCTAATTTAAAAGTAACAGGTTCAATAACACCACCGACATGTACTATTAATAATCAAAATGAAATTGATGTGGAATATAAATTTGATGTTGCACCACAGATGTTCCCTGCTACTGGTGCTTTAGTTTTACCTCCTGAATCTAAAAGAATTGAAATAGTCTGTGATGCAACAACCTATTTAAGTTTTGATGCTACAGATAATCGTAGTGATAGCGTTATGACGGTAGGAAATACTAACTTTGGTTTAGGTAAATATGGTACTGATAATGATAAAAACATTGGTTTTTATACTATCGCTATGAAAAATGCAACGACCAAAGCAAATGCTGATGCAACAGAAAAGAAAGTAGGTGTGTTAGTTGGAACAACCTATAATGCAACTGAGCTTTCAGTAGTGAAAAATAGAAAAGCATCTTGGGGATTAGCCTCACAGGTACCAGCAGCTGCACAAATTTTTGCAGCTGACTTTGAAGTGAAACCAACATTAAGTGCAGAACTAAAGAACTATTCTGGTGATGTATCTTTAGATGGTCATACAACATTGTCATTTGGTTTTTCTATTTAA
- the acnB gene encoding bifunctional aconitate hydratase 2/2-methylisocitrate dehydratase: MLEDYRKHVAERAAQGIVPKPLDAAQVAALVELLKNPPKGEEDFLLDLLTNRVPPGVDEAAYVKAGFLAAIAKGETASPLISPEKAIELLGTMQGGYNIHALIEALDDAKLAPIAAKALSHTLLMFDNFYDVEEKAKAGNEYAKQVIESWANAEWFLERPELAEKLTVTVFKVTGETNTDDLSPAPDAWSRPDIPLHALAMLKNPRDGIEPDDAGNVGPIKQIEALSEKGFPLAYVGDVVGTGSSRKSATNSVLWFMGDDIPFVPNKRGGGVVLGGKIAPIFFNTMEDAGALPIEVDVSKLNMGDVIDIYPYKGEVRHHETGELLETFALKTDVLIDEVRAGGRIPLIIGRGLTAKARESLGLEPTKVFRHAKSVAQSHRGFSLAQKMVGRACGRPGIRPGEYCEPKMTSVGSQDTTGPMTRDELKDLACLGFSADLVMQSFCHTAAYPKPVDVTTHHTLPDFIMNRGGVSLRPGDGIIHSWLNRMLLPDTVGTGGDSHTRFPIGISFPAGSGLVAFAAATGVMPLDMPESVLVRFKGEMQPGITLRDLVHAIPLYAIKDGLLTVEKKGKKNIFSGRILEIEGLPELKVEQAFELADASAERSAAGCTIKLDKAPIIEYLQSNIVLLKWMISEGYGDRRTIERRIRGMESWLADPQLLEADADAEYAAVIEIDLNEIKEPILCAPNDPDDARLLSDVQNEKIDEVFIGSCMTNIGHFRAAGKLLDQHKGQLPTRLWVAPPTKMDAAQLTEEGYYSVFGKSGARIEVPGCSLCMGNQARVADGATVVSTSTRNFPNRLGTGANVFLASAELAAVASLLGRLPTPSEYLQFMDKVDETAADTYRYLNFDQLEQYTEKADGVIFQTAV, from the coding sequence GTGCTAGAAGATTACCGTAAGCACGTAGCCGAGCGTGCCGCTCAAGGGATTGTCCCTAAGCCATTAGATGCTGCACAAGTAGCTGCACTAGTAGAACTACTGAAAAACCCACCTAAAGGTGAAGAAGATTTCCTGTTAGACCTGCTGACCAACCGTGTGCCCCCTGGTGTTGACGAAGCAGCTTATGTTAAAGCCGGCTTTTTAGCGGCTATCGCGAAAGGCGAAACCGCCTCACCTCTTATCTCCCCTGAAAAAGCGATTGAGCTGCTTGGTACAATGCAGGGCGGATACAATATTCATGCACTCATTGAAGCGTTAGACGATGCGAAGCTTGCGCCAATAGCCGCTAAAGCACTGTCACATACTCTGCTGATGTTTGATAACTTCTATGATGTTGAAGAAAAAGCGAAAGCCGGAAATGAATACGCCAAACAAGTTATAGAATCTTGGGCAAATGCAGAATGGTTCTTAGAGCGCCCAGAGCTCGCCGAAAAATTAACCGTGACCGTATTTAAGGTAACTGGTGAAACAAACACCGATGATCTTTCCCCTGCACCAGATGCTTGGTCACGCCCAGATATTCCATTGCATGCGCTAGCCATGTTGAAAAACCCACGTGATGGTATTGAACCTGATGATGCGGGTAATGTTGGTCCAATTAAACAAATCGAAGCTTTGAGCGAGAAAGGTTTTCCTTTAGCTTATGTGGGGGATGTTGTTGGTACGGGCTCCTCTCGTAAGTCAGCGACTAACTCAGTGCTATGGTTTATGGGTGACGACATTCCATTTGTACCAAACAAACGTGGTGGTGGCGTGGTACTTGGTGGCAAAATTGCCCCAATCTTCTTTAACACGATGGAAGATGCGGGTGCACTGCCGATCGAAGTCGATGTGTCTAAGCTGAATATGGGTGATGTCATTGATATCTATCCTTATAAAGGTGAAGTTCGTCACCATGAAACGGGTGAATTACTTGAAACATTTGCACTGAAAACGGATGTTTTAATTGATGAGGTTCGTGCTGGTGGCCGTATTCCTCTGATTATTGGTCGTGGTTTGACAGCCAAAGCCCGTGAATCTCTCGGCTTAGAACCGACCAAAGTATTCCGTCATGCTAAATCTGTTGCACAAAGTCATCGTGGCTTCTCTTTAGCGCAAAAAATGGTAGGTCGTGCTTGTGGTCGTCCTGGTATTCGCCCTGGTGAATACTGTGAACCGAAAATGACTTCTGTTGGCTCGCAAGATACTACGGGTCCAATGACTCGCGATGAGCTGAAAGATTTAGCATGTCTAGGCTTCTCCGCTGATTTGGTTATGCAGTCATTCTGTCATACTGCGGCTTATCCAAAACCTGTCGATGTGACAACTCACCATACGCTCCCTGATTTTATTATGAACCGTGGTGGTGTTTCCTTACGTCCGGGGGATGGTATCATCCACTCATGGCTAAACCGTATGCTGTTGCCTGATACAGTTGGTACAGGTGGTGACTCACATACACGTTTCCCAATTGGTATTTCTTTCCCTGCCGGTTCTGGCCTAGTGGCATTTGCTGCTGCAACGGGCGTCATGCCGCTTGATATGCCAGAGTCAGTATTGGTGCGTTTTAAAGGTGAGATGCAGCCGGGGATCACTTTGCGTGATCTGGTGCATGCGATCCCGCTATATGCAATCAAAGATGGTTTGTTGACGGTTGAGAAAAAAGGTAAGAAAAACATTTTCTCGGGCCGTATTCTAGAAATTGAAGGTTTACCTGAGCTGAAAGTCGAGCAAGCTTTTGAATTAGCAGATGCCTCTGCTGAACGTTCTGCCGCGGGCTGTACGATTAAACTGGATAAAGCGCCAATCATTGAATATCTGCAATCAAATATTGTTCTATTGAAATGGATGATATCTGAAGGTTATGGCGATCGTCGTACGATTGAGCGTCGTATTAGAGGCATGGAAAGCTGGTTAGCCGATCCACAATTGTTAGAAGCTGATGCTGATGCTGAATATGCCGCGGTGATTGAAATTGATCTTAATGAAATTAAAGAACCAATTTTATGTGCGCCGAACGATCCTGATGATGCTCGCTTACTGTCTGATGTGCAAAATGAAAAAATCGATGAAGTCTTCATTGGTTCTTGCATGACTAACATTGGCCATTTCCGTGCAGCAGGTAAATTGCTCGATCAGCATAAAGGTCAGTTACCGACACGCCTATGGGTTGCTCCGCCAACTAAGATGGATGCAGCGCAATTAACCGAAGAAGGTTATTACAGTGTGTTTGGTAAGAGCGGGGCGCGTATCGAAGTTCCTGGCTGCTCGTTATGCATGGGGAACCAAGCGCGTGTTGCCGATGGTGCAACAGTTGTATCAACTTCAACACGTAATTTCCCTAACCGATTAGGTACAGGCGCTAATGTATTCTTAGCCTCTGCTGAATTAGCCGCTGTAGCGTCTCTATTAGGTCGCTTACCAACGCCTTCAGAGTACTTGCAGTTTATGGATAAAGTTGATGAGACTGCTGCTGATACTTATCGTTACTTAAACTTTGATCAGTTAGAACAGTACACCGAGAAAGCTGATGGCGTGATTTTCCAAACCGCCGTGTAG
- a CDS encoding fimbria/pilus outer membrane usher protein produces the protein MLYTNKKTRCYYFFIALIFIFYNESSYSSNSDKLNKNSKVDFDIDSLKALGYGEEVADFFMQGSKFLPGNHDVTIKLNGSNSYSVNAKIDDSGNLCIDESLQKTLRLKSTHLGERCHIFQDVYPDSQVVMRPNEFIIDIIVSEDNFDPKLQGSELTYGGFGLVNNYRIYGMKINGTNNQNFYQGQFETGANWNNWVLRNNSSFSSSKGNSEYQFNETVLSRSIESLKSQFEIGQLNSVGHYYSGIPINGVQIYSDSALQLNSRLVVPITGVANSLSTVEVQQNGRLLYRTIVPAGPFELNRINNISSGVPVDVTIIQDNGERQRYQVLTSNQATDNLSPLSYQFALGQYRRVNRDQKVDTPLIGSLELSAQYKQIDYSAGLLYSDKYQSMSGGANTSYGSDVVVSGGISATASRNDKKQGNQIDFNTSVSSGGASLGTSFLYRSNEYPTLDDTVQKDLPIIEDERFDWPWFSGELQSSTSLFASWGNMTWGSFSYSLNHNNYYGNTPDSVSHTVAYGRKFYDISLNFSFQSSREQGERYFLNASIPINKRSNVTLQSQYYDDRSTLMANYHYRPNDRWNYSLGAGRSSDTNRINGSVSNRNAYSQLSLNASMTENDVYSFMSSASGSIAYSNGLVATSPLPLSNTFGIVYIPNQPNVKISALGSGTTITNHFGTAAISALPTNRKTTVQLDTQDLPLNIRLDTTTFDVAVAKGSVITKEIKATEMRQLLLSITLKDGSEAPNGASLVNKNGKYIGTVMGNGNALLTNEQIGDELILRSVNSDDCIVSYTVSDHFSPENLYEEADAVCQ, from the coding sequence ATGTTATATACTAATAAAAAAACACGATGTTACTATTTTTTTATTGCATTGATATTCATATTTTATAATGAGTCCTCTTATTCATCGAATAGCGATAAGTTAAATAAGAATTCAAAAGTAGACTTTGATATTGATTCATTGAAAGCGCTTGGCTATGGTGAAGAAGTCGCTGATTTTTTTATGCAAGGGAGTAAGTTTCTTCCTGGTAATCATGATGTCACAATAAAATTAAATGGGAGCAATAGCTATTCTGTAAATGCTAAAATAGATGATAGTGGTAACCTTTGTATCGATGAAAGTTTGCAGAAAACATTGAGACTAAAATCGACTCATCTTGGTGAGCGATGTCATATTTTTCAGGATGTATATCCTGATTCACAGGTTGTGATGCGTCCAAATGAATTCATTATTGATATTATTGTTTCTGAGGATAACTTTGATCCTAAATTACAGGGGAGTGAGTTGACCTATGGGGGTTTTGGTTTAGTCAATAATTACCGTATTTATGGTATGAAGATTAATGGAACTAATAATCAAAATTTTTATCAAGGGCAGTTTGAGACTGGCGCAAATTGGAATAATTGGGTTCTACGAAATAATAGTAGCTTTTCATCAAGTAAAGGAAACTCAGAATACCAGTTTAACGAGACAGTACTGTCGCGCAGTATCGAGTCATTAAAGTCACAATTCGAAATTGGTCAGTTAAATAGCGTAGGTCATTATTATTCTGGTATTCCAATTAATGGTGTTCAAATTTATTCAGATAGTGCCTTACAGCTTAATAGCCGCTTGGTTGTTCCAATTACAGGAGTAGCAAATTCACTCTCAACAGTGGAAGTGCAGCAAAATGGTCGTCTGCTTTATCGAACTATCGTACCGGCTGGTCCATTTGAATTAAATAGAATTAATAATATTAGTAGTGGTGTGCCTGTCGATGTCACTATTATTCAAGACAATGGTGAACGTCAGAGATATCAAGTACTGACATCGAATCAAGCAACCGATAATTTATCGCCTTTATCTTATCAATTTGCTCTTGGTCAGTATCGCCGTGTTAATCGTGATCAAAAAGTCGATACACCGTTGATTGGTAGCTTGGAATTAAGTGCGCAGTATAAGCAAATAGATTATTCAGCAGGGTTGCTTTATTCAGATAAATATCAATCGATGAGTGGTGGAGCAAATACGTCGTACGGTTCAGACGTGGTGGTTAGTGGTGGCATTAGTGCGACAGCGTCCCGTAATGATAAAAAGCAAGGTAACCAAATTGATTTTAATACATCAGTTTCCAGCGGTGGTGCATCATTAGGAACTTCATTTCTCTATCGTAGTAATGAGTATCCAACGTTGGATGATACAGTGCAAAAAGATCTCCCCATTATTGAAGACGAGCGATTTGATTGGCCATGGTTTAGTGGTGAACTTCAGTCATCGACTTCTCTGTTTGCTAGCTGGGGTAATATGACGTGGGGAAGTTTCAGTTATAGCCTGAACCACAACAATTATTATGGCAATACACCTGATTCGGTCAGTCATACTGTTGCTTATGGGCGAAAATTTTATGATATTTCGTTGAATTTCTCTTTTCAATCTAGCCGTGAGCAAGGGGAGCGCTATTTCTTAAATGCATCGATACCAATAAATAAGCGCTCGAATGTCACTTTACAAAGCCAATATTATGATGACCGTAGCACTCTGATGGCGAATTACCATTATCGGCCAAATGATAGATGGAATTATTCCCTAGGAGCAGGTCGCAGTAGTGATACTAATCGTATCAATGGTAGCGTGAGTAATAGAAATGCATATTCACAACTGTCACTAAATGCCTCTATGACAGAAAATGATGTTTATTCATTTATGTCATCGGCTTCAGGCTCGATTGCGTATTCTAATGGGTTAGTTGCAACTTCACCATTACCTTTAAGCAATACATTTGGCATTGTTTATATTCCAAATCAGCCAAATGTTAAGATTAGTGCGTTAGGAAGTGGAACAACGATAACGAACCATTTTGGAACTGCTGCTATTTCAGCATTACCAACAAATAGGAAAACAACCGTTCAGCTTGATACGCAAGATTTACCATTAAATATTCGACTTGATACAACCACATTTGATGTTGCGGTGGCTAAAGGTAGTGTGATCACAAAAGAGATCAAAGCAACGGAAATGAGACAACTATTACTTAGTATTACCCTAAAAGATGGTTCAGAAGCACCTAATGGCGCAAGTCTTGTCAATAAAAATGGAAAGTATATTGGAACGGTGATGGGTAATGGAAATGCGCTTTTAACGAATGAACAAATTGGTGATGAATTAATTCTTCGTTCAGTGAATTCAGATGATTGTATTGTGAGTTATACCGTCTCAGATCATTTTTCACCTGAAAATCTTTATGAAGAAGCTGATGCCGTATGCCAATAA
- a CDS encoding VOC family protein — MIDYLDHLVLTTTDQNACINFYTSVLGMELITFGTQRYALQFGQQKINIHQYGKEFEPKAHLPVPGSLDLCFISKTPIEQVIKHIEKQGVKIIDGPIKRTGAMGEILSIYVRDPDLNLIEISNYI, encoded by the coding sequence ATGATTGACTATTTAGACCACCTCGTATTAACAACAACCGATCAAAATGCCTGCATTAACTTCTATACCTCAGTACTCGGAATGGAGCTCATCACCTTTGGTACACAGCGTTATGCGTTGCAATTTGGTCAGCAAAAAATCAACATTCATCAATATGGTAAAGAATTTGAGCCGAAAGCACACTTGCCCGTTCCTGGCTCTCTCGATTTATGCTTTATTAGCAAGACACCCATTGAACAGGTGATCAAACATATTGAGAAACAAGGGGTTAAAATTATTGATGGGCCAATTAAACGAACCGGAGCGATGGGGGAAATCTTATCGATTTATGTACGTGATCCAGATTTAAATCTTATCGAAATATCAAATTATATCTAA
- a CDS encoding YacL family protein — MEYQFFQDITGEISAKFSMDHEAIGHWLNEEVKGDLSLLDEIEANYALLKGSEKQWELIGHEYTLLLDDEEVMIRANQLAFETEGLEEGMSYYDNESVAFCGIDDFISMLNEYRRFVLENKVK, encoded by the coding sequence ATGGAGTACCAATTTTTTCAAGACATAACAGGTGAGATATCGGCAAAGTTTTCGATGGATCATGAAGCGATTGGCCATTGGCTTAATGAAGAAGTTAAAGGTGATTTAAGCTTATTGGATGAAATAGAGGCTAATTACGCATTACTCAAAGGAAGCGAAAAACAGTGGGAGCTGATCGGTCACGAATATACATTATTATTGGATGATGAAGAAGTGATGATCCGTGCTAATCAATTAGCTTTTGAGACCGAGGGACTAGAAGAAGGCATGAGTTATTATGATAACGAAAGTGTCGCTTTTTGTGGTATTGACGACTTTATTAGCATGCTAAATGAATACAGACGATTTGTTTTAGAAAACAAAGTGAAATAA
- the argO gene encoding arginine exporter ArgO encodes MFTIYIQGALLGAAMILPLGPQNAFVLQQGSRKQYHIMSAFLCALSDTVLIVAGVFGGSALLSQSEMLMQLITWAGVVFLVWYGYGAFRTAISHDDVVIQAENKVISRWRVVVTLFAVTWLNPHVYLDTFVVLGSVGGQLESQLRPWFTAGALTASFSWFFALSLLAAWFSPVLKKPRSQRVINLFVGLVMWFIAFQLARQGISYW; translated from the coding sequence ATGTTTACTATTTATATTCAAGGCGCTTTATTGGGGGCTGCAATGATCCTTCCTCTTGGGCCACAAAATGCATTCGTTTTACAGCAGGGAAGTCGCAAGCAATATCATATCATGAGTGCATTTTTATGCGCTTTAAGTGATACCGTTTTAATTGTCGCGGGGGTATTTGGTGGAAGCGCGTTATTGAGTCAGTCCGAAATGTTAATGCAGTTGATCACTTGGGCTGGTGTCGTATTTCTGGTTTGGTATGGTTATGGTGCATTTCGGACAGCTATCAGTCACGATGATGTGGTTATTCAAGCAGAAAATAAGGTCATTAGTCGTTGGCGAGTGGTGGTAACGCTATTTGCTGTCACATGGCTAAATCCTCATGTTTATTTAGATACATTTGTGGTGTTAGGTAGTGTAGGAGGGCAGCTAGAAAGCCAGCTACGACCTTGGTTTACCGCGGGAGCATTGACCGCATCTTTTAGTTGGTTTTTTGCCTTGTCACTATTAGCAGCTTGGTTTTCTCCTGTATTAAAAAAACCTCGTTCACAGCGGGTCATTAATCTCTTTGTTGGGCTGGTCATGTGGTTCATCGCATTTCAATTAGCGAGACAGGGGATAAGTTATTGGTAA